In Deltaproteobacteria bacterium, a single window of DNA contains:
- a CDS encoding sterol desaturase family protein — translation MTSRSVTLHALAPGVALALAIGTLAAMYVGVVDGVAQPVRTLLRPLREPHMVDVYLNPILWLMFAAIPLFEYCVPTKADQPIVSVGLLQDALYFVVSTVFRIAVLSFYVALLKALYERHLDFLTLPSLAAQPFAVRATLMIVFTDFVAWLHHYVRHRVNTLWQFHAVHHSQRQMNLFTDVRVHPVDRVVSQTIQLIPLMMLEPSLPTLVTYTLFHQWYTKLYHANIRSNFGLLRYVLVTPQSHRVHHSYDPRHFNKNFGVIFSCWDRLFGTQYPRYDEYPDTGVPDPAFPYEAERRISRLLVSTVAQLIYPFRVVFGSTPMR, via the coding sequence GTGACAAGTCGAAGCGTCACCCTCCATGCACTCGCGCCTGGTGTCGCGCTGGCGCTCGCCATCGGCACACTCGCCGCCATGTACGTCGGCGTGGTCGATGGCGTCGCGCAGCCAGTGCGAACGCTGCTGCGCCCGCTGCGCGAGCCGCACATGGTGGACGTCTACTTGAACCCGATCCTATGGTTGATGTTCGCTGCCATTCCGCTGTTCGAGTACTGCGTTCCCACCAAGGCCGACCAGCCGATTGTGTCTGTCGGGTTACTGCAGGATGCCCTCTACTTTGTCGTCAGCACGGTCTTCCGCATCGCCGTGCTGTCTTTCTACGTCGCCCTGCTCAAGGCGCTCTATGAGCGGCATCTCGACTTTCTGACCTTGCCTTCGCTAGCGGCGCAGCCGTTCGCTGTGCGCGCCACGCTCATGATCGTGTTCACCGACTTCGTGGCGTGGTTGCACCACTACGTGCGCCACCGCGTGAATACCCTGTGGCAGTTCCACGCTGTCCATCATTCCCAGCGCCAGATGAATCTCTTCACCGATGTCCGCGTTCACCCGGTCGATCGCGTGGTTTCACAAACGATTCAACTGATCCCGCTGATGATGCTCGAGCCCTCGCTGCCAACGCTGGTGACGTACACGCTGTTTCACCAGTGGTACACCAAGCTCTATCACGCCAACATCCGCAGCAACTTTGGTCTGCTGCGCTACGTCCTGGTGACGCCGCAGTCGCATCGCGTCCATCACTCGTACGACCCGCGCCACTTCAACAAGAACTTCGGCGTCATCTTCAGCTGTTGGGACCGCCTATTCGGCACTCAGTATCCTCGCTATGACGAGTACCCTGATACCGGCGTCCCAGATCCGGCCTTCCCCTATGAGGCGGAGCGCCGTATCTCACGACTACTCGTATCCACGGTCGCGCAGTTGATCTATCCGTTCCGCGTGGTGTTCGGCTCGACACCGATGCGATAG
- a CDS encoding NAD-dependent epimerase/dehydratase family protein yields MRVFIAGVDGYLGWPLAQHLAARGHTVAGADLFLRRQWVEEVGGESAIPIASNAERLAAFREHWGVPMEFRAGDLCDFEVVRKCFETFRPDAIVHLGEMPSAPYSMMDVAHATFTQTNNLVGTINMLFAMRDLAPDAHLVKLGTMGEYGTPNVDIPEGMFEIEYRGRKDTLPFPRQPGSWYHLSKVHDSANTLFACRVWGLRSTDVMQGVVYGTRTGSMPDDSRCHTRLDFDQCFGTALNRFCCQAIIGDPITPYGKGGQKRGFIPLRDSIQCLTLAIEHPPQRGEYRVFNQFEEVYDVTSLARRVQAVAREVGLEATIANLENPRTEMEEHYYNPDHQRLLDLGYQPTHDMAAELRVVLTDLLPQRERIAARRALLRPDIRWDGRRKPVEFLSR; encoded by the coding sequence ATGCGAGTGTTCATCGCCGGCGTCGATGGCTATCTGGGATGGCCGCTGGCGCAACATCTGGCGGCCCGTGGTCACACGGTGGCGGGAGCCGATCTGTTTCTGCGCCGGCAGTGGGTGGAGGAAGTCGGTGGCGAGAGCGCGATTCCGATCGCATCGAATGCCGAGCGGCTGGCTGCGTTCCGCGAACATTGGGGCGTACCGATGGAATTCCGTGCGGGCGATCTCTGTGACTTCGAGGTCGTGCGAAAATGCTTCGAGACCTTTCGCCCCGATGCCATCGTGCATCTTGGGGAGATGCCGTCGGCCCCATACTCGATGATGGATGTCGCGCACGCGACGTTCACCCAAACCAACAACCTGGTCGGCACGATAAACATGCTGTTCGCGATGCGCGACCTGGCGCCCGACGCGCATCTGGTCAAGCTCGGGACCATGGGCGAGTACGGCACGCCGAACGTCGACATCCCCGAAGGCATGTTCGAGATCGAATACCGGGGTCGCAAGGATACGCTACCGTTTCCGCGGCAGCCCGGCAGTTGGTACCACCTGTCGAAGGTCCACGACAGCGCCAACACATTGTTCGCCTGTCGCGTGTGGGGGCTGCGCTCCACCGACGTGATGCAGGGCGTCGTCTACGGCACGCGGACCGGCTCAATGCCCGACGACTCGCGCTGCCACACCCGTCTCGATTTCGATCAGTGCTTCGGCACCGCGCTCAACCGCTTCTGCTGTCAGGCGATCATCGGCGACCCGATCACGCCGTACGGCAAAGGCGGCCAGAAGCGCGGATTCATTCCTCTGCGCGATTCGATTCAATGTCTGACGCTGGCGATCGAACATCCGCCGCAGCGCGGCGAGTATCGCGTCTTCAATCAGTTCGAGGAAGTCTACGACGTCACCTCGCTCGCGCGCCGTGTGCAAGCCGTGGCGCGCGAGGTCGGTCTCGAGGCGACGATCGCCAATCTGGAGAACCCGCGTACGGAGATGGAAGAACACTACTACAACCCCGATCATCAACGTCTGCTCGACCTCGGCTATCAACCGACGCACGACATGGCGGCGGAGCTACGCGTTGTGCTCACCGACCTGTTGCCACAACGCGAGCGGATCGCGGCGCGGCGCGCGTTGCTGCGGCCCGACATCCGTTGGGACGGCAGGCGCAAGCCGGTGGAGTTCTTGTCGCGGTGA
- a CDS encoding peptidyl-prolyl cis-trans isomerase, with protein MQVVLRWLKEPLLHFVVLGIALFALHRSVAPRALTNRIVLSDSVIRGLRQDYQRRTGIAPTADEETALIRQYVDNEVLYREAVALGLDREDVIVRRRLVQKMEFLTEGLEPIPEASDAELQAYLDAHPERYAEVDRVTLTQVFISSAQHGSEMESAAHAVRAQLVAGTDPAALGDPFVHGAKFTARTERELAGVFGAPFAAQVLALPPGSWSEPLRSSYGLHVVLVAEHTPGHRPVLAEVQAAVRRDYQEEQRTQANRVALDRLRQRYEVRIERPAETVAAR; from the coding sequence GTGCAGGTCGTTCTCCGCTGGCTCAAAGAGCCGTTGCTTCACTTCGTCGTGCTCGGCATCGCGTTGTTCGCGCTGCATCGCAGTGTGGCGCCCCGCGCGTTGACCAATCGCATCGTCCTGTCGGACTCGGTCATTCGTGGCCTGCGGCAAGATTACCAGCGCCGCACCGGCATCGCCCCGACCGCGGACGAAGAGACGGCGCTGATCCGGCAGTACGTCGACAACGAAGTGTTGTATCGCGAAGCGGTCGCGCTCGGGCTCGATCGCGAGGACGTGATCGTGCGCCGGCGGTTGGTGCAGAAGATGGAGTTTCTCACCGAAGGCTTGGAGCCGATCCCCGAAGCGAGCGATGCCGAGTTGCAAGCGTACTTGGACGCGCACCCGGAGCGCTACGCCGAAGTCGACCGCGTTACCCTCACGCAGGTGTTCATCAGCAGTGCGCAGCACGGCAGCGAGATGGAGTCTGCCGCGCACGCCGTGCGCGCGCAGCTCGTCGCGGGCACCGATCCGGCCGCGCTTGGTGACCCGTTCGTCCACGGCGCCAAGTTTACCGCGCGCACGGAACGCGAGTTGGCGGGAGTCTTCGGCGCGCCGTTCGCGGCGCAGGTGCTGGCCTTGCCGCCGGGCAGTTGGTCGGAGCCGCTGCGCTCGAGTTACGGGCTACACGTAGTGTTGGTGGCGGAACATACTCCGGGTCACCGGCCAGTTCTCGCTGAAGTACAAGCGGCAGTGCGGCGCGACTACCAAGAAGAGCAACGCACGCAGGCCAATCGCGTGGCCCTCGATCGGTTGCGCCAGCGCTACGAGGTTCGTATCGAGCGACCTGCCGAAACGGTAGCCGCGCGGTGA
- a CDS encoding HupE/UreJ family protein, with amino-acid sequence MFDRNQHSVGRRRHGEGQRLALSLLLLLIGKLAAPRGALAHAFDPALLDLREERAGEFGVVWKVPGTGRAADLTPRFPAECNRLDAHETDGDGPQHWRVDCGSSDLRGARLAVSGLDRNRIEAIVRITWLDGTVIAGVLHGDNDEFTVPRAPWSGAVTSGAPVRSVLWSYLRLGIEHILFGFDHLLFVLGLLLLVDRTGLLIKTITAFTVAHSLALALAVMGVVSVPAAPVEALIALSIVLVAYELTRVDGPASLARRYPWAVAFAFGLLHGLGFAGALAEIGLPPGQIPLALLAFNLGVEIGQLAFVLVMLVPLKLFARVTATRTCPRWLRWLPAYAIGALAMAWVFERIERFWVPFS; translated from the coding sequence ATGTTCGATCGGAACCAGCATAGCGTCGGCCGCCGACGACACGGCGAGGGACAGCGGCTTGCTCTGTCGTTGTTGCTGCTTCTCATCGGGAAACTGGCAGCGCCGCGTGGCGCGTTAGCGCACGCGTTCGATCCCGCCCTGCTCGATCTGCGCGAAGAACGCGCCGGTGAGTTCGGCGTCGTCTGGAAAGTGCCCGGGACCGGCCGAGCAGCGGATCTGACGCCTCGTTTCCCCGCTGAGTGCAATCGACTTGATGCTCATGAGACCGACGGCGACGGGCCGCAACATTGGCGCGTCGATTGTGGATCGTCTGACCTGCGCGGTGCACGCTTGGCGGTGAGCGGACTCGACCGCAACCGCATCGAAGCGATCGTACGCATCACCTGGCTCGACGGCACCGTGATCGCCGGCGTCCTGCACGGCGACAACGATGAATTCACCGTGCCGCGTGCACCGTGGTCGGGCGCTGTAACGAGCGGCGCCCCAGTCCGCAGCGTGCTGTGGAGTTATCTGCGACTCGGCATCGAGCACATCCTGTTCGGCTTTGATCATTTGCTGTTCGTACTCGGGCTGTTGTTGTTGGTCGATCGCACGGGCCTGCTGATCAAGACGATCACGGCCTTCACGGTGGCGCACAGCCTGGCGCTGGCCCTGGCGGTGATGGGTGTGGTGAGCGTGCCGGCGGCGCCGGTCGAGGCGTTGATTGCGTTGAGCATCGTCCTGGTTGCGTACGAACTCACCCGTGTCGACGGACCGGCGAGCCTCGCTCGACGGTATCCGTGGGCGGTGGCGTTTGCGTTCGGATTGCTGCACGGCCTCGGCTTTGCCGGCGCCCTCGCCGAGATCGGATTGCCCCCCGGACAGATCCCACTCGCGTTGCTGGCGTTTAACTTGGGTGTCGAGATCGGCCAGCTCGCGTTCGTGTTAGTGATGCTGGTGCCGCTGAAGCTGTTTGCTCGAGTGACGGCGACGCGGACGTGTCCGCGCTGGCTGCGTTGGCTGCCGGCGTACGCCATCGGTGCGCTGGCCATGGCCTGGGTGTTCGAGCGTATCGAGCGGTTCTGGGTGCCGTTCAGCTAG
- a CDS encoding DUF3604 domain-containing protein: protein MRNHFWIVAIAVVIGSAGPLLACVGDCDRDDHVTVDELVLGVNVALGTVSPSACRPLDDNEDGHVTVDELITGVNNALGTCRPASRQPCAEHNRLRNVYYGDLHVHTTLSFDAHSYEVRTTQAQAYRFAQGDAVALPPTDADGHGTQMLRLDRPLDFAAVTDHSEFLGEVETCSVPGSAEYASSTCEAFRGGGDDATRTFGLLLSQKIASRFPDVCGVGGAKCLTQASAVWQRVQDAADTAYDRSARCGFTSFVAYEYSAAPGVSTLHRNVIFRNDRVPFPTTYFEQQTPQGLWKELKTTCLDAGTGCDVLAIPHNPNESNGRMFHVEYPGATTQAEQRAQAEFRVTMEPLVEIYQHKGNSECMNGLSGIVGAPDEQCEFEKRRQGEIEDCGDGVGNFGTATAGCVSRRDFARGALLEGLKETERIGVNPFRLGFIGSTDTHNGTPGATQESTFIGHRGTDDDTPEKQLGPGSLYPGGIIFSPGGLAAVWADENSRPAIFDALRRREVFATSGTRLAVRVFGGWNLPAGLCGDPLMIAKADAAGVPMGGTLATRPPGAGAPSFAISALRDAGSETRPGTLLQRLQVIKGWIENGEAHQQVFDAAGDANNGASVDVQTCATSGPGAESLCTVWSDPSFNPAQSAFYYVRVLENPSCRWSTYTCNALAPDQRPDACSDPAVPKTIQERAWSSPIWYEPNGQG from the coding sequence ATGCGGAATCATTTCTGGATCGTCGCGATTGCCGTCGTCATCGGTTCGGCGGGACCGCTGCTGGCGTGCGTTGGGGATTGCGATCGCGATGACCACGTCACGGTCGATGAACTCGTTCTCGGAGTGAACGTCGCGCTCGGGACGGTGTCGCCGTCGGCCTGCCGACCGCTGGATGACAACGAGGACGGGCACGTGACCGTCGACGAGTTGATCACTGGAGTGAACAACGCATTGGGCACCTGCCGACCCGCGTCGCGGCAGCCGTGTGCCGAGCACAATCGGTTGCGTAATGTTTACTATGGCGATCTCCATGTTCACACCACGCTCTCGTTCGACGCCCACAGCTACGAAGTGCGTACCACGCAAGCGCAGGCCTACCGGTTCGCGCAAGGCGATGCCGTCGCCTTGCCGCCAACCGACGCGGACGGCCACGGCACGCAGATGCTGCGACTCGATCGCCCGCTCGACTTCGCCGCCGTCACCGACCACTCGGAATTCCTCGGCGAGGTGGAGACCTGCTCGGTGCCGGGCTCGGCCGAGTACGCCTCCTCCACTTGCGAAGCGTTTCGCGGCGGCGGCGACGACGCCACGCGCACCTTCGGGTTGCTGCTGAGTCAGAAGATTGCAAGCCGGTTTCCCGACGTCTGCGGTGTCGGGGGCGCGAAGTGCCTGACGCAAGCGAGCGCGGTGTGGCAGCGCGTGCAGGATGCCGCCGACACGGCGTACGATCGCAGCGCGCGCTGTGGCTTCACGTCGTTCGTTGCTTACGAATACTCGGCTGCACCCGGCGTGAGCACGCTGCATCGCAACGTCATCTTCCGCAACGATCGGGTGCCATTTCCGACCACCTACTTCGAACAACAGACGCCACAAGGCTTGTGGAAGGAATTGAAGACCACGTGTCTCGACGCGGGCACCGGGTGCGATGTGCTCGCCATCCCGCACAATCCGAACGAGAGCAACGGCCGCATGTTCCACGTCGAGTATCCGGGTGCAACGACGCAAGCGGAGCAGCGCGCCCAAGCCGAGTTCCGCGTGACGATGGAGCCGTTGGTCGAGATCTATCAGCACAAGGGCAACTCCGAGTGCATGAATGGACTGTCGGGGATCGTGGGTGCGCCCGACGAGCAGTGCGAGTTCGAGAAACGACGCCAAGGCGAAATCGAGGACTGTGGCGACGGGGTGGGAAACTTCGGCACGGCGACCGCGGGGTGCGTGTCGCGCCGCGACTTTGCGCGCGGTGCGCTGCTGGAAGGATTGAAGGAAACGGAACGCATCGGCGTCAATCCGTTTCGCCTCGGGTTCATTGGCAGTACCGACACGCATAACGGCACGCCGGGTGCCACGCAGGAGAGCACCTTCATCGGCCATCGCGGAACCGACGACGACACGCCGGAGAAACAACTCGGTCCCGGTTCGCTCTACCCGGGCGGAATTATTTTCAGCCCCGGCGGTTTGGCGGCGGTGTGGGCGGATGAGAACTCACGCCCGGCGATTTTCGACGCGCTGCGACGCCGCGAGGTATTCGCCACCAGTGGCACGCGGCTCGCGGTGCGCGTCTTCGGCGGATGGAATCTGCCCGCGGGTTTGTGCGGCGATCCGCTGATGATCGCGAAGGCCGATGCCGCCGGTGTGCCGATGGGCGGGACGTTGGCGACGCGTCCGCCCGGCGCGGGTGCGCCGAGCTTCGCGATCTCGGCGCTGCGCGATGCCGGCAGCGAGACGCGGCCAGGCACGTTGCTGCAACGGCTGCAAGTGATCAAAGGGTGGATCGAGAACGGCGAGGCACATCAGCAAGTATTCGACGCCGCCGGCGACGCCAACAACGGCGCGTCGGTCGATGTGCAGACCTGCGCGACCAGTGGCCCCGGCGCGGAGTCGCTGTGCACGGTGTGGAGCGATCCGAGCTTCAACCCCGCGCAGTCTGCGTTCTACTACGTGCGCGTGTTGGAGAACCCGAGTTGCCGCTGGAGCACGTACACTTGCAACGCGCTCGCGCCCGATCAACGCCCCGACGCGTGCAGCGATCCGGCAGTACCGAAGACGATCCAAGAACGCGCGTGGAGTTCGCCGATCTGGTACGAGCCGAACGGACAGGGATAG
- a CDS encoding phytanoyl-CoA dioxygenase family protein — MRMTARERAGYERDGFMARRGVFAAKEVQELRDTVEEVIASVVEHAQRDDAGPALTLGDGHKIQFSSRTAIQWEWAESSRAVRLIEPFTHLHPRFDALWQDSRFSEPFKDALGVDAVAPYTCKLNLKRPREGSEFPWHQDFPYWYAFSPTTAHEIGTAILFLDDATAANGAIRVLPGSHARGPAARDPNDPTHFLADPSKIDASQELAVEVEAGSLLIFPALMLHRSSPNVSDRQRRAILLSFQPAGRPRQTELEWQPDRVNELP; from the coding sequence ATGCGGATGACGGCGCGGGAGCGCGCGGGCTATGAGCGCGACGGCTTTATGGCGCGCCGCGGCGTTTTCGCCGCGAAGGAAGTGCAAGAGCTGCGCGACACGGTCGAGGAAGTCATCGCCAGCGTCGTCGAACACGCGCAACGCGATGACGCGGGGCCCGCGTTGACGCTTGGCGACGGCCACAAGATCCAGTTCTCCAGCCGCACCGCAATCCAGTGGGAGTGGGCCGAAAGTTCTCGCGCGGTGCGCTTGATCGAGCCGTTCACTCACCTGCACCCACGCTTCGACGCGCTGTGGCAGGACTCCCGCTTCAGCGAACCGTTCAAAGACGCACTCGGCGTCGATGCGGTTGCCCCCTACACCTGTAAGCTCAACCTCAAGCGCCCGCGCGAAGGCTCGGAGTTCCCGTGGCACCAGGACTTCCCGTATTGGTACGCCTTCTCGCCGACCACCGCGCACGAGATCGGCACGGCGATCCTATTTCTTGATGACGCGACAGCCGCTAACGGCGCGATCCGGGTCTTGCCCGGCTCACATGCGCGCGGCCCGGCAGCGCGCGATCCGAACGATCCGACCCACTTTCTCGCCGACCCGAGCAAGATCGACGCGTCGCAGGAACTTGCCGTCGAAGTCGAAGCCGGCTCACTCCTCATCTTCCCCGCGCTGATGCTCCATCGCTCATCGCCCAATGTCTCCGACCGACAGCGGCGCGCGATTCTCCTCTCCTTCCAGCCCGCCGGCCGTCCGCGTCAGACGGAGTTGGAGTGGCAGCCGGACCGCGTGAACGAGTTACCGTAG
- a CDS encoding lysophospholipid acyltransferase family protein — translation MQGTSDNPFAVSSFTHGLAKLLFRLAGWKTEGSVHQPPRFVIIAAPHTTNWDGVILVVAAYIFKLKLTWFLKDSAFVWPLGPIVRFFGGVPIDRHARRNVVAQAIDQFADRTHFVLAVPPEGTRNHSTHWKTGFYHIAHGARVPIVLGYLDYKRKVAGLGPSFVTTGDIDADFEVFAEFYSHVTPKFPELKGIVAPRPPVEALPERRAIG, via the coding sequence ATGCAGGGAACTTCCGACAACCCGTTCGCGGTGAGTTCGTTCACGCACGGGCTCGCCAAGCTCCTCTTCCGCCTCGCCGGCTGGAAGACCGAAGGCAGCGTGCACCAACCGCCGCGCTTCGTCATCATCGCCGCACCGCACACCACCAATTGGGACGGCGTGATCCTGGTGGTCGCCGCCTACATTTTCAAATTGAAACTCACGTGGTTTCTCAAAGACTCGGCGTTCGTCTGGCCGCTCGGCCCGATCGTCCGCTTCTTCGGCGGCGTGCCAATCGATCGCCACGCGCGCCGCAACGTGGTGGCGCAAGCCATCGATCAATTCGCCGACCGCACCCACTTCGTTCTCGCGGTGCCGCCCGAAGGCACGCGCAATCACTCGACGCATTGGAAGACCGGTTTCTACCACATCGCCCACGGCGCGCGCGTGCCCATCGTCCTCGGCTACCTCGACTACAAGCGCAAGGTGGCGGGATTGGGGCCGAGCTTCGTGACCACCGGCGACATCGACGCGGACTTCGAGGTCTTCGCCGAATTTTACTCGCACGTCACGCCGAAGTTTCCCGAACTCAAAGGCATCGTCGCGCCACGCCCGCCGGTGGAAGCGCTTCCGGAACGCCGCGCGATCGGCTAA
- a CDS encoding crotonase/enoyl-CoA hydratase family protein encodes MAVRIERKGPVFTVILSRPERRNAVDRTTAAALADAFREFESDASAGVAVLFGEGGNFCAGADLKAVATGDGNAVREDGDGPMGPSRMLLLKPVIGAVAGYAVAGGLELALWCDLRVAERSARFGVFCRRWGVPLIDGGTVRLPRIVGMGRALDMILTGRPVGAEEALRIGLADRVVDDGTSRAAAEKLAEQIAAFPQLCMRSDRLSAYDQAGMSLDTALRSEFRHGVEVIQSGETGAGAARFSAGAGRHGKFE; translated from the coding sequence ATGGCTGTGCGCATCGAACGCAAGGGACCCGTTTTCACCGTCATCCTGTCGCGGCCCGAGCGCCGCAACGCGGTCGATCGGACGACCGCCGCGGCGTTGGCCGATGCGTTTCGTGAGTTCGAGTCTGACGCCAGCGCGGGAGTCGCGGTGCTGTTCGGCGAAGGCGGCAACTTCTGTGCCGGTGCGGATCTCAAAGCCGTCGCGACCGGCGACGGCAATGCCGTGCGCGAGGACGGCGACGGGCCGATGGGTCCGAGCCGCATGCTGCTCTTGAAACCGGTGATCGGAGCCGTGGCGGGTTACGCTGTGGCCGGCGGGTTGGAACTCGCGCTGTGGTGCGATCTGCGCGTCGCCGAGCGCAGCGCTCGCTTCGGCGTATTCTGCCGCCGCTGGGGCGTTCCGCTGATCGACGGCGGTACCGTGCGCCTGCCGCGCATCGTCGGCATGGGTCGCGCGCTCGACATGATTCTCACCGGTCGTCCGGTCGGCGCCGAAGAAGCGCTGCGCATCGGCCTCGCCGATCGCGTCGTCGACGACGGCACCAGCCGCGCCGCGGCGGAAAAGTTGGCCGAGCAGATCGCGGCCTTCCCGCAGCTGTGCATGCGTTCCGATCGGCTCTCGGCATACGATCAGGCCGGCATGTCGCTCGATACGGCGCTGCGCAGCGAGTTCCGCCACGGCGTCGAAGTGATTCAGAGTGGCGAGACGGGCGCCGGCGCGGCGCGGTTCTCCGCCGGCGCCGGGCGCCACGGCAAGTTCGAGTGA